A single region of the Acidithiobacillus acidisediminis genome encodes:
- a CDS encoding AI-2E family transporter, with amino-acid sequence MRIADLAVRDLWRLAVVAFVLALFAVLLWQVLAPFFAVLVWTTIIVYITWPLRRWLCRRLPAWPSAIVMTVFFSLVFLLPFLFFSVQLFHEIQALLRSWSQEDWHWQPLIALQKFPWFTAIWRELPAAWRSSFYPGALSPDLQAWATRVGVFAGGLGKVFGSLGLIWISSLVFYRHGETFLEQTQKVAASLLGPQFPQILQTVGNTLRAVVYGIFATAIAQGLLAGIGYWVSGMPAPILLTLLTMLFSLIPFGTPLVWGAASLWLLWQGHYYAGVGLFLWGALVVSWVDNLIRPWVISAAVHLPFLLVMFGVLGGILAFGFLGIFLGPVLLAVALTLWQRYVETLPRTTD; translated from the coding sequence ATGCGCATCGCGGATCTAGCGGTTCGCGATCTGTGGCGCCTCGCCGTTGTCGCGTTTGTCCTGGCGCTATTTGCGGTTCTTCTCTGGCAGGTCCTCGCTCCCTTCTTTGCGGTCTTGGTCTGGACCACGATCATCGTCTACATCACCTGGCCCTTGCGTCGCTGGCTCTGTCGGCGTTTGCCGGCTTGGCCCAGCGCAATCGTGATGACCGTTTTCTTTTCCCTCGTCTTTCTGCTCCCGTTCCTGTTCTTCAGCGTACAACTGTTTCATGAAATCCAGGCGTTGCTACGCAGCTGGAGTCAGGAAGATTGGCACTGGCAGCCGCTGATCGCGCTGCAGAAATTTCCTTGGTTCACGGCAATCTGGCGGGAACTGCCCGCGGCCTGGCGGAGTTCGTTCTATCCCGGCGCCCTTAGTCCCGATTTACAGGCCTGGGCGACACGCGTGGGGGTCTTTGCTGGGGGATTGGGCAAGGTATTTGGCAGCTTAGGCTTGATTTGGATCAGTAGCCTGGTGTTTTACCGGCATGGCGAAACCTTTTTGGAGCAGACACAAAAGGTCGCAGCGAGCCTGCTGGGACCGCAATTTCCGCAAATCCTGCAGACGGTGGGGAATACATTGCGTGCCGTAGTCTACGGAATTTTTGCCACCGCCATTGCCCAGGGGCTGCTGGCTGGTATCGGATATTGGGTCAGCGGCATGCCCGCACCGATTCTGCTGACTCTGCTCACCATGCTCTTTTCCCTGATCCCTTTCGGCACCCCGCTGGTCTGGGGAGCAGCCAGTCTCTGGCTGCTCTGGCAGGGCCATTACTATGCCGGCGTCGGTCTCTTCCTCTGGGGAGCGCTAGTCGTGAGTTGGGTCGACAACCTTATTCGCCCTTGGGTCATCTCCGCTGCCGTGCATCTCCCGTTTCTGCTGGTGATGTTTGGTGTCCTGGGCGGCATTTTGGCTTTTGGCTTTCTCGGCATTTTTCTCGGGCCAGTGCTGTTGGCGGTAGCGCTGACGCTATGGCAGCGCTATGTTGAGACTTTGCCCAGGACCACGGACTGA
- a CDS encoding malic enzyme-like NAD(P)-binding protein, translating to MTTESLRERALAYHAAKPAGKISVVPSKACASQDDLTLAYTPGVAEPVREIAVNPDKAYDYTAKGNLVAVVSNGTAVLGLGKVGPLAGKPVMEGKSVLFKRFADIDAFDIEVETRDAEHLIDVVAAIAPGFGGINLEDIAAPDCFHVERALQERLDIPVFHDDQHGTAVIVAAALRNALELQGKNLSDIKIAIVGAGAAGLAIANILGTLGAQRCYLSDVHGVLHGGRQDLSEWHRPHALAPEGWTLREMITDADVLIGVSVRGAIPMQLLAQLAPRPVIFALANPDPEVDPWQARNLRPDAIIATGRSDLPNQVNNVLGFPFLFRGALDVRARTINAPMLAAAVEALAALSRAEVPAELCAAYGLAPGALQFGPEYIIPKPLDPRLREFVAGAVAQAARDSGVARI from the coding sequence ATGACTACGGAGAGCCTACGCGAGCGCGCCTTGGCGTACCACGCCGCGAAACCGGCAGGTAAGATTTCCGTAGTTCCCAGCAAGGCTTGCGCGAGTCAGGATGATCTCACCCTGGCCTATACGCCTGGGGTGGCGGAACCGGTGCGGGAGATTGCCGTCAATCCGGACAAGGCCTATGACTACACGGCGAAGGGAAATCTTGTCGCGGTAGTCAGCAACGGCACTGCGGTGCTTGGCTTGGGCAAGGTGGGCCCACTGGCGGGCAAGCCGGTCATGGAAGGCAAATCCGTCCTGTTCAAGCGCTTTGCCGACATTGACGCCTTCGACATTGAAGTGGAAACGCGAGATGCCGAGCACCTGATCGACGTCGTTGCCGCAATTGCTCCGGGCTTTGGCGGCATCAATCTGGAAGATATTGCCGCCCCGGATTGTTTTCATGTGGAACGGGCGCTGCAAGAGCGTCTCGACATCCCCGTCTTTCATGATGATCAGCACGGCACGGCGGTGATCGTTGCTGCCGCCCTGCGCAATGCGCTCGAACTGCAAGGAAAGAATCTCTCCGACATCAAGATCGCGATTGTGGGCGCGGGTGCCGCCGGGCTCGCCATTGCCAACATCCTCGGGACCCTGGGGGCGCAGCGCTGCTACCTGAGTGACGTCCACGGAGTCCTGCACGGGGGTCGCCAGGATTTGAGTGAATGGCATCGACCCCATGCCCTGGCGCCAGAGGGTTGGACCCTGCGCGAGATGATTACCGATGCGGATGTACTGATTGGTGTATCGGTGCGCGGAGCCATTCCCATGCAGCTTTTGGCGCAGCTGGCGCCGCGCCCGGTGATCTTTGCCCTGGCGAACCCAGATCCGGAAGTCGACCCCTGGCAGGCCCGTAACTTGCGGCCCGATGCCATCATTGCCACCGGGCGCTCGGACCTCCCCAACCAAGTCAACAACGTCCTGGGGTTTCCTTTCCTTTTCCGCGGCGCCCTGGATGTGCGCGCCCGGACCATCAACGCGCCCATGCTGGCAGCAGCCGTTGAGGCCTTGGCGGCCCTGAGTAGGGCCGAAGTGCCGGCAGAGCTCTGTGCAGCCTACGGCCTTGCGCCGGGTGCTTTACAGTTTGGTCCTGAGTATATCATTCCCAAACCTCTCGACCCCCGCTTGCGTGAATTCGTTGCCGGTGCGGTGGCCCAGGCGGCACGAGACAGCGGCGTCGCACGGATCTAG
- the rpmE gene encoding 50S ribosomal protein L31 — MNLEIQPKYEEVTVTCSCGNTFKTRSTAARDLHIDLCSECHPFYTGKQRAVSAAGQVEKFRKRYGK, encoded by the coding sequence ATGAATCTCGAAATTCAGCCGAAATATGAAGAAGTCACCGTAACCTGCAGTTGCGGCAACACCTTCAAGACGCGCTCCACGGCGGCGCGAGATCTGCACATCGACTTGTGCTCCGAGTGCCATCCATTCTACACGGGCAAGCAGCGTGCGGTTTCTGCGGCCGGCCAGGTGGAGAAATTCCGCAAGCGCTACGGCAAGTAA
- the rho gene encoding transcription termination factor Rho, whose product MNTPRPRRKPQRTPKSFPNEDLLLEEEEAFCPAPGAASVNLSELKRKTATELALLCQGLGIEGASRQKKQELIFNILKAHARNGDAIYGDGVLEILQDGFGFLRAASGSYMAGPDDIYVSPSQVRRFNLQTGDTVSGQIRPPKEGERYFALLKVESINFEGPEATRNKVNFDDLTPLFPEESLRLESDKVVYGEPSARIIDLISPIGKGQRGLIVAPPKTGKTVLLQQIAHAITGNHPECYLIVLLIDERPEEVTEMQRSVKGEVVSSTFDEPATRHVQVAEIVLEKAKRLVEHKHDVVILLDSITRLARAYNTVVPSSGKVLTGGVDANALQKPKRFFGAARNIEEGGSLTIIATSLVETGSKMDEVIFEEFKGTGNMEVHLDRRLAEKRVYPAINLNKSGTRREELLIPQELLNKIWVLRKLLAPMDPMESMEFLLDKVRATKTNAEFFDSMNR is encoded by the coding sequence TTGAATACCCCAAGACCCCGTCGTAAGCCGCAAAGAACTCCCAAATCCTTTCCCAACGAAGACCTTCTGCTTGAAGAAGAGGAGGCGTTTTGTCCCGCTCCGGGCGCAGCATCAGTCAATCTCAGTGAACTGAAGCGCAAAACGGCGACGGAGCTGGCTTTGCTCTGCCAGGGTTTGGGTATTGAGGGGGCGTCACGACAAAAGAAGCAGGAGCTCATCTTCAATATTCTCAAGGCGCATGCCCGGAATGGCGATGCCATATACGGGGACGGCGTTCTGGAGATTTTACAGGATGGCTTTGGTTTCCTGCGCGCTGCGTCGGGCTCTTATATGGCGGGGCCGGATGATATCTATGTATCACCCTCCCAGGTGCGGCGTTTCAACTTGCAGACTGGCGATACGGTATCGGGTCAGATTCGCCCACCCAAGGAAGGAGAGCGCTACTTTGCTCTGCTCAAGGTAGAGAGCATCAACTTCGAGGGTCCGGAAGCAACGCGCAACAAGGTCAATTTTGACGACTTGACGCCGCTATTCCCTGAAGAGTCATTGCGTCTGGAATCGGACAAAGTGGTGTATGGCGAACCGTCAGCACGCATTATTGATTTGATCTCGCCCATCGGCAAAGGCCAGCGCGGCCTCATTGTGGCTCCGCCAAAGACGGGTAAGACGGTGTTGTTGCAACAGATTGCCCATGCCATTACCGGCAATCATCCGGAATGCTACCTGATTGTTCTGCTCATCGACGAGCGCCCGGAAGAAGTAACGGAGATGCAGCGTTCCGTGAAGGGCGAAGTGGTCTCCTCTACCTTTGATGAACCGGCCACTCGTCACGTGCAAGTAGCGGAGATTGTCCTGGAGAAGGCCAAGCGACTGGTGGAGCACAAGCATGACGTGGTCATTCTGCTCGATTCCATTACCCGCCTGGCCCGCGCCTACAATACCGTGGTGCCATCATCGGGCAAGGTGTTGACCGGTGGTGTGGATGCCAATGCTTTGCAAAAGCCTAAACGTTTCTTTGGTGCAGCGCGCAATATCGAAGAGGGCGGCAGCCTGACGATTATCGCGACTTCGCTCGTCGAAACTGGTTCCAAAATGGACGAAGTGATCTTTGAAGAGTTCAAGGGCACCGGCAACATGGAAGTACATCTGGATCGCCGTCTGGCGGAGAAGCGCGTGTACCCCGCGATCAATCTCAACAAATCAGGTACTCGGCGCGAAGAGTTGCTCATCCCTCAAGAGCTGCTCAACAAGATCTGGGTGTTGCGCAAGCTTCTTGCCCCCATGGATCCCATGGAATCGATGGAGTTCCTGCTGGACAAGGTACGTGCCACCAAGACCAACGCGGAATTTTTCGATTCCATGAATCGTTGA
- the trxA gene encoding thioredoxin TrxA, which translates to MSDAILHVSDESFEAEVLQADKPVLVDFWAEWCGPCKMIAPILEEVAGEYADRMKVAKFNIDENPSTPPQYGIRGIPTLLLFKAGKLEASKVGALSKAQLTAFLDSQL; encoded by the coding sequence ATGAGTGACGCTATTCTTCATGTATCCGACGAGAGTTTTGAGGCGGAAGTCCTGCAGGCTGACAAACCTGTTTTGGTTGACTTTTGGGCGGAGTGGTGTGGCCCTTGCAAAATGATTGCCCCCATACTCGAAGAAGTGGCTGGTGAGTACGCCGATCGTATGAAAGTTGCCAAGTTCAATATCGACGAAAATCCCAGCACCCCGCCACAATATGGCATCCGTGGCATTCCGACCTTGCTTTTGTTTAAAGCTGGCAAGCTGGAAGCTAGCAAGGTTGGTGCCCTCAGCAAGGCGCAGCTCACTGCCTTTTTGGATAGTCAACTTTGA
- a CDS encoding DsrE family protein, translating to MKLFRIVVSTLVLLLSLSSYAAATTLSDAQALSGLHSAKAVFLVNINNPMAVDHLVRVIGLTRKQFLQQHVTPHFIVVFIGPDVAFLTKDRRGISYMDERPIADLQKEIGNLSKLGIEFQACGVAMHGMDVQPNSLIPDVHPVESGFISVIAYQEKGYALVPVY from the coding sequence GTGAAATTATTTAGAATAGTAGTATCTACTTTAGTATTGCTGCTCTCTCTGTCTTCTTACGCTGCCGCTACTACCCTAAGCGACGCGCAAGCGTTGTCAGGATTACACTCTGCGAAGGCCGTGTTTTTGGTGAATATCAATAATCCCATGGCAGTCGATCATTTGGTACGCGTGATCGGCCTTACCAGGAAACAGTTTTTACAACAGCATGTTACACCCCATTTTATCGTTGTATTCATTGGTCCAGACGTGGCATTTTTGACCAAGGATCGGCGCGGCATTTCCTATATGGATGAAAGGCCGATAGCTGACCTGCAAAAGGAGATCGGGAATCTCAGCAAACTGGGGATTGAATTTCAAGCTTGCGGTGTCGCCATGCACGGAATGGATGTTCAGCCAAACAGTTTGATTCCTGATGTGCATCCGGTCGAGAGTGGTTTTATTTCCGTCATTGCTTATCAGGAGAAAGGGTATGCTCTTGTTCCCGTTTACTGA
- a CDS encoding cytochrome P460 family protein gives MYRISVLPIGIVALLFGIGSAFADNAQVPSPQVLWQQIQVLQKYHAFLPESHPFQVGSRSVDVYTTDLANTPAIQSIKRSGSIVRVTRYEDGSLLVKENFNKEKKLTGITAMLKAKGYDAGDRNWVMAAYKPDGSVAAFGKVGSCIACHVMVTKQDFIFAPPPQQLLSVSTWKAFFPKQSMNPAYVALIQTHPKSVLR, from the coding sequence ATGTATCGAATCAGCGTGTTACCCATCGGAATCGTGGCACTACTTTTCGGAATTGGCTCAGCTTTCGCGGACAATGCTCAGGTTCCAAGCCCCCAAGTCCTCTGGCAGCAGATCCAAGTGTTGCAGAAGTACCATGCCTTTTTGCCAGAGAGTCATCCGTTCCAAGTGGGCTCGCGGTCCGTGGATGTCTACACAACGGATCTCGCCAATACTCCTGCAATCCAATCTATAAAAAGATCTGGAAGTATCGTCAGAGTGACCAGGTACGAGGACGGGAGCCTATTAGTAAAGGAAAATTTTAACAAAGAAAAGAAATTGACAGGCATTACCGCCATGCTCAAAGCCAAGGGCTATGATGCAGGAGACCGCAACTGGGTCATGGCTGCTTACAAGCCAGATGGCTCGGTGGCCGCGTTTGGCAAGGTGGGCTCCTGTATTGCCTGCCATGTGATGGTGACAAAGCAAGACTTTATCTTTGCACCGCCTCCCCAGCAACTGCTCTCCGTAAGCACATGGAAAGCGTTTTTTCCCAAACAAAGCATGAATCCAGCCTACGTGGCCTTGATCCAAACTCACCCAAAGTCAGTGCTACGCTAA
- a CDS encoding IS1096 element passenger TnpR family protein, whose translation MDPDLPASEVLAPLTLAITTEPPARVWELQAASGSAYVAAGAGACPYENSGGIPDYQQFLDACRENPKSKEAREFLR comes from the coding sequence GTGGATCCTGATCTACCTGCGTCGGAGGTTCTCGCGCCGCTGACTCTGGCAATAACCACAGAACCTCCAGCTCGAGTTTGGGAGCTGCAGGCCGCAAGCGGTTCGGCCTATGTAGCGGCAGGAGCGGGCGCTTGCCCTTACGAGAATTCGGGCGGCATTCCTGACTACCAGCAGTTTTTGGACGCCTGCCGTGAGAATCCCAAGAGCAAAGAGGCTCGGGAATTCCTCCGCTAG
- a CDS encoding type II toxin-antitoxin system Phd/YefM family antitoxin, whose product MITVNIHEAKTQLSRYVDQAAAGEEIIIARAGKPVARLTALQAPRQPRPLGLGKDRFSYPEDFDGYAQAELESLFYGKSE is encoded by the coding sequence ATGATTACCGTGAACATCCACGAAGCCAAAACCCAGCTCTCCCGGTATGTGGACCAAGCTGCTGCCGGCGAAGAGATCATCATTGCTCGGGCGGGTAAGCCTGTGGCTCGTCTCACCGCCTTACAGGCGCCCAGGCAGCCTCGTCCATTGGGTCTAGGAAAGGACAGGTTCTCCTATCCAGAAGATTTTGACGGATACGCTCAGGCAGAGCTGGAGTCCCTCTTCTACGGCAAAAGCGAATAA
- a CDS encoding type II toxin-antitoxin system VapC family toxin, translating to MAQRFLLDTNVLLALLLQPERLPFDAQEAIRNPEHLVWFSAASIWEIAIKCSLGKAQFSFRPEDIHQLALDSGLTELPIRSEHTYQVAQLPWHHRDPFDRLLVAQAICLPSPLWTTDASLAVYSPLVHILAWAS from the coding sequence GTGGCACAGCGTTTTCTGCTGGATACCAATGTGCTCCTGGCCCTGTTGCTACAACCCGAGCGGCTGCCTTTCGATGCTCAGGAAGCTATCCGTAATCCGGAGCATCTGGTGTGGTTCAGTGCTGCCAGCATCTGGGAGATTGCCATTAAGTGTTCTCTGGGCAAGGCCCAGTTTTCCTTCCGTCCCGAGGACATTCATCAGTTGGCCTTGGACTCTGGATTGACGGAATTGCCCATACGCTCTGAGCATACCTATCAAGTGGCCCAGTTACCCTGGCACCACCGAGATCCCTTCGATCGCCTGTTGGTGGCCCAGGCCATCTGTCTGCCCTCTCCACTGTGGACCACAGATGCTTCCCTCGCCGTTTATTCCCCTCTCGTCCATATCCTGGCTTGGGCATCCTGA
- a CDS encoding ISNCY family transposase, with product MGEEYNTMSYREMDRLELLQALMGKQLRQREVAERLSLSVRQVKRLVARYRAEGAAGLVSRQRGKRPNNRILDSVRESAIQLVQTHYADFGPTLAREKLEERHGYQLSTETLRQWMMAEGLWVAKRRKAARIHQRRPRRPYLGELVQIDGSPHDWFEERGPRCTLIVFIDDATSRLMALHFVPAETTQAYMETLRAYLKAHGRPVALYSDKHSIFRVNHPDQEGVPTQFTRALQTLDIQAIHANSPQAKGRVERANQTLQDRLVKELRLQGISDLEAANAFLPEFLADYNRRFAVSPQHPQDAHRPVLHNPEELSLIFCLQHTRKLSKNLSFRFQNREYQLTNYSSGYRLRGASVTVCQAFDSSITLLYQGQPLTYRILAEGEPPIPLDDEKSLHLRIEQAVKEQAQRSHWKPAPDHPWRRYPQSKPAHTSTP from the coding sequence ATGGGCGAGGAGTACAACACGATGAGCTATCGAGAGATGGATCGACTGGAGTTGCTGCAGGCTCTGATGGGTAAGCAGCTCCGGCAACGGGAGGTCGCCGAGCGGCTGAGTCTGAGCGTGCGCCAGGTCAAACGCCTTGTCGCACGGTATCGGGCCGAAGGGGCCGCCGGGCTGGTGTCCCGGCAGCGCGGCAAGCGGCCCAACAACCGGATTTTGGACTCGGTCCGTGAATCCGCCATCCAGTTGGTGCAGACGCACTACGCAGACTTTGGGCCAACGCTGGCTCGGGAGAAATTGGAAGAACGACATGGCTATCAGCTCTCTACGGAGACGTTGCGCCAGTGGATGATGGCCGAAGGTCTGTGGGTGGCGAAGCGGCGCAAGGCGGCCCGTATCCACCAACGACGGCCCCGACGCCCTTATCTCGGTGAACTGGTACAGATCGACGGCTCGCCCCACGACTGGTTCGAGGAGCGTGGCCCCCGCTGTACCCTCATCGTCTTCATAGACGATGCTACTAGCCGCCTGATGGCTTTGCATTTCGTACCAGCCGAGACTACCCAAGCGTATATGGAGACGCTGCGAGCGTACCTGAAAGCGCATGGTCGCCCGGTAGCCCTGTACTCCGACAAGCACAGCATCTTTCGCGTCAATCACCCCGATCAGGAGGGAGTACCCACCCAGTTCACTCGCGCCCTGCAGACCTTGGATATCCAAGCCATCCACGCCAACAGCCCGCAAGCAAAGGGGCGGGTCGAACGGGCCAATCAGACTCTACAAGATCGCCTGGTCAAGGAGCTACGCCTGCAGGGCATCTCCGATCTGGAGGCTGCCAACGCCTTCCTGCCGGAGTTCCTGGCCGATTACAACCGGCGCTTTGCTGTCTCCCCGCAACATCCCCAGGATGCGCATCGTCCCGTACTGCACAACCCAGAAGAATTGTCCCTGATCTTCTGCCTGCAGCACACCCGCAAGCTCTCCAAAAACCTGAGTTTTCGCTTCCAGAACCGCGAATACCAACTCACGAATTACAGCAGTGGCTACCGCCTACGCGGTGCCAGTGTAACCGTCTGCCAAGCCTTCGACAGCAGCATTACCTTGCTGTATCAGGGACAGCCCCTAACCTACCGGATCCTCGCCGAGGGTGAGCCCCCCATCCCCTTGGACGATGAGAAAAGCCTGCACTTACGTATTGAGCAAGCTGTGAAGGAGCAGGCCCAACGGAGCCACTGGAAACCCGCGCCCGACCATCCCTGGCGACGATACCCTCAGTCTAAGCCCGCTCACACATCCACCCCCTGA
- a CDS encoding pseudouridine synthase, with protein sequence MPERRFGLARILSKRGFCSRTVAAQWIREGRVRVDGEIILDPEQGFPLDQAPITVAGEIVTKPKRQVILLHKPRGYLVTREDSKDRQTVYDLLPDDLWLAPIGRLDQASSGVLLFTNDPAWAQGLLDPETHLVKRYHVQIRPPLTASQIATLARGVTVDEISYRPMKIAELRCGGKTQWLEFALTEGRNRQIRRLLASQGSAVLRLIRIAIGPVELGPLAPGAWRELSKSEIETLYPR encoded by the coding sequence ATGCCAGAAAGACGCTTCGGCCTCGCACGCATTCTATCCAAGCGCGGATTCTGCTCGCGCACGGTGGCGGCGCAGTGGATCCGGGAAGGCAGGGTGCGGGTAGACGGGGAGATCATTCTTGATCCGGAACAAGGATTTCCCTTGGATCAAGCGCCCATCACCGTCGCTGGCGAGATCGTAACCAAGCCGAAGCGCCAGGTTATCCTTCTGCATAAGCCCCGCGGCTATCTGGTTACCCGAGAAGACAGTAAGGACCGGCAAACGGTCTACGATCTCCTGCCCGACGATCTCTGGTTGGCCCCGATTGGCCGACTGGATCAGGCGAGCAGTGGCGTGCTTTTATTCACGAATGATCCCGCCTGGGCCCAGGGATTGCTGGATCCGGAGACACACCTCGTCAAACGCTATCACGTACAAATTCGCCCACCCCTAACAGCAAGCCAAATAGCGACGCTGGCGCGTGGAGTAACGGTTGATGAAATCAGCTACCGACCAATGAAAATTGCGGAATTACGCTGTGGCGGTAAGACGCAGTGGCTGGAATTTGCGTTGACCGAAGGGCGCAACCGGCAAATTCGCCGACTCCTAGCCAGCCAAGGCAGCGCCGTTTTGCGTCTGATTCGAATAGCGATCGGCCCAGTGGAACTCGGTCCACTTGCCCCAGGTGCGTGGCGCGAACTCAGCAAAAGTGAAATCGAAACCCTATACCCTCGGTAG
- a CDS encoding encapsulin-associated ferritin-like protein — MAHESIHEALDTLRPETLDIHRAISSLMEEFEAVDWYQQRADACQDPQLRAVLEHNRDEEIEHAAMVLEWLRRKLPRLDKELREYLFTEGSITGHEAEAMGRD, encoded by the coding sequence ATGGCCCACGAAAGCATACATGAAGCGCTGGATACATTGCGTCCCGAGACTCTGGATATACACCGCGCCATCTCTTCCTTAATGGAGGAGTTCGAGGCTGTAGACTGGTACCAGCAGCGTGCTGATGCTTGCCAAGACCCCCAGCTCAGGGCGGTGTTGGAACACAACCGTGACGAGGAGATTGAGCATGCCGCCATGGTACTGGAATGGTTGCGCCGCAAGTTGCCGCGGCTTGATAAAGAACTACGGGAATATCTCTTTACCGAAGGATCCATTACCGGTCACGAGGCGGAGGCGATGGGCCGCGACTGA
- the hemW gene encoding radical SAM family heme chaperone HemW, with the protein MPELSVAPLSLYLHLPWCKAKCPYCDFNSYAASDFPAERYVDALIVDLEQELPRIWGRQVHSIFFGGGTPSLFPPNSLDRLLSAIRARLRLVSEPEITLEANPGAVDAAAFVDFRGAGINRLSLGVQSFTDSALQTLGRIHDARAAHAAIEAVQKAGFSNWNLDLIFALPKQDLSAAQSDLRAALQHRPPHLSLYQLTLEPGTPFAHQAPQGLPDADTAAEMEEALRAELADAGLQRYEVSAHARAGHQCWHNRNYWLFGDYLGIGAGAHGKITVPGQGIWRSRKTPRPESYMDGCLKDGERFGEGHWVPVADRPFEFFLNALRLLEGFDESMFEERTGVSFLLVEPRLRQAAQEGLMQREGRHWRPTSLGMNWLNQLCQRFLPDAGAKTQSRPIASAS; encoded by the coding sequence ATGCCTGAACTTAGTGTAGCGCCCCTTTCACTGTATTTGCATCTGCCTTGGTGTAAAGCCAAGTGTCCCTATTGCGATTTCAATTCCTATGCGGCGAGTGATTTTCCGGCGGAACGCTATGTGGATGCGTTGATCGTTGACCTCGAACAGGAACTGCCGCGGATTTGGGGACGGCAGGTGCACAGCATATTCTTTGGCGGCGGCACCCCAAGCCTCTTTCCGCCGAACAGTCTGGATCGACTGCTTTCCGCCATCCGTGCGCGCCTGCGTCTGGTTTCGGAACCAGAAATCACGTTAGAAGCCAATCCCGGGGCGGTGGATGCGGCGGCCTTTGTCGACTTTCGTGGCGCAGGCATCAACCGTCTTTCCCTGGGCGTACAATCCTTCACTGATTCTGCCCTGCAAACGCTGGGCCGGATTCATGATGCGCGGGCAGCCCACGCAGCGATCGAAGCCGTGCAAAAGGCCGGATTCAGCAACTGGAACCTGGATCTGATCTTTGCCTTGCCCAAGCAGGATCTGAGCGCCGCGCAAAGCGACCTGCGTGCAGCCTTGCAACATCGGCCACCGCACTTGTCCTTATATCAGCTGACTCTGGAGCCAGGCACACCCTTTGCGCATCAGGCGCCGCAGGGCTTGCCTGATGCCGATACTGCCGCAGAGATGGAAGAAGCACTGCGTGCCGAACTCGCAGACGCAGGACTACAACGCTATGAGGTTTCGGCGCATGCACGGGCAGGACATCAGTGCTGGCATAATCGCAACTATTGGCTCTTTGGCGATTACCTGGGTATTGGTGCCGGTGCGCATGGCAAGATCACTGTTCCAGGGCAGGGCATCTGGCGCAGCCGCAAGACGCCTCGCCCTGAGAGTTACATGGATGGCTGTTTGAAAGATGGAGAACGTTTTGGGGAAGGTCACTGGGTGCCTGTTGCAGACCGACCATTCGAGTTCTTCCTCAACGCGCTGCGTCTGTTGGAGGGTTTCGACGAATCCATGTTTGAGGAACGCACTGGGGTGAGTTTTCTGCTCGTGGAGCCGCGCCTCCGTCAGGCCGCGCAGGAGGGGCTGATGCAAAGAGAAGGGCGCCATTGGCGCCCCACATCGTTGGGTATGAATTGGTTGAATCAACTTTGCCAGCGATTTCTTCCAGACGCAGGCGCGAAGACTCAGTCGCGGCCCATCGCCTCCGCCTCGTGA
- a CDS encoding LON peptidase substrate-binding domain-containing protein: MTAPRDAHEWYDLFLLSSVLFPKAQMGLRIFEPRYLDMISRAMRSGRPFGICLAEVEATPAQVGTLAEITNWDSENGLLLLEITGMQRFTVQEWQHANDITIARIHLWPDEPVLPLAFEHDWLKPILQQVTEDLDAANLDASRAGMILAQALPVRASEKQQLLLLQDPLERLRRIATILRKSATS; the protein is encoded by the coding sequence ATGACGGCGCCGCGGGATGCGCATGAATGGTATGACCTATTCTTACTCAGTTCCGTGTTGTTTCCTAAGGCCCAGATGGGTCTGCGCATCTTTGAGCCACGTTATCTCGACATGATCAGCCGCGCGATGCGCTCTGGCCGCCCGTTTGGCATTTGTCTTGCCGAAGTCGAGGCGACCCCCGCACAGGTCGGCACTTTGGCAGAAATTACCAACTGGGACAGTGAAAATGGCCTATTACTTCTAGAAATTACGGGCATGCAACGCTTCACCGTGCAGGAATGGCAACACGCCAACGATATCACAATAGCGCGCATTCATCTCTGGCCGGATGAGCCGGTGCTGCCGCTCGCCTTTGAACACGACTGGCTCAAGCCGATCTTGCAACAGGTTACCGAGGACCTCGATGCCGCAAACCTGGACGCCAGCCGTGCCGGGATGATTCTGGCGCAGGCATTGCCCGTGCGAGCTTCGGAGAAGCAGCAGCTGCTGCTACTGCAGGATCCCTTGGAACGGCTGCGCCGCATTGCAACGATCCTGCGAAAGTCGGCCACTTCGTAA